One window from the genome of Dongia rigui encodes:
- a CDS encoding ABC transporter substrate-binding protein: protein MPRNHFRSTILGSTTLAIGLILSSAAFAEDVTLTIESWRNDDLPIWQEKIIPAFEKANPGIKVVFSPTAPTEYNAALNTKLDAGTAGDLITCRPFDASLELFKKGHLTSVNDVAGMDTFNAVAKSAWSTDDGATTFCVPMASVIHGFIYNKDAFAKVGVDVPKTEEEFFAALEKIKKEGSYVPMAMGTADQWEAATMGYQNIGPNYWHGEDGRKALIAGKEKLTDADWVAPYQTLARWADYLGDGYKAQTYPDSQNMFALGRAAIYPAGSWDISVFNTQAEFKMGAFYPPVKKEGDTCYISDHADIAMGANAKSAHPEETKKFLAWLTSADFADIYANSLPGFFSLSNHEVKLQDPLAQEFVNWRGTCKTTIRSTYQILSRGTPNLENETWGASANVINGSETPEAAAKRLQDGLDSWYKPAP from the coding sequence ATGCCACGTAACCATTTCCGCAGCACGATCCTGGGGTCTACGACCCTGGCGATCGGCCTCATCCTTTCTTCGGCGGCCTTTGCCGAAGATGTGACGCTGACGATTGAGAGCTGGCGCAATGACGATCTGCCGATCTGGCAGGAGAAGATCATCCCGGCCTTCGAGAAGGCCAATCCGGGTATCAAGGTCGTCTTCTCGCCGACGGCACCCACCGAATACAACGCGGCCCTCAACACCAAGCTCGACGCCGGCACCGCAGGTGACCTCATTACCTGCCGCCCGTTCGACGCCTCGCTGGAGCTCTTCAAGAAGGGGCATCTGACCAGCGTCAACGATGTGGCCGGCATGGACACCTTCAACGCGGTCGCGAAATCGGCCTGGAGCACGGATGACGGTGCCACCACCTTCTGCGTGCCGATGGCTTCGGTGATTCACGGCTTCATCTACAACAAGGATGCCTTCGCCAAGGTCGGCGTCGACGTGCCGAAGACGGAGGAAGAATTCTTCGCCGCTCTGGAGAAGATCAAGAAGGAAGGTTCCTATGTGCCGATGGCCATGGGCACTGCCGACCAGTGGGAAGCGGCCACCATGGGCTATCAGAATATCGGCCCGAACTATTGGCATGGTGAAGACGGCCGCAAGGCGCTGATCGCGGGCAAGGAAAAGCTCACCGATGCCGATTGGGTCGCCCCCTATCAGACGCTGGCGCGCTGGGCCGATTATCTTGGCGATGGCTACAAGGCACAGACCTATCCGGACAGCCAGAACATGTTCGCCCTTGGCCGTGCCGCGATCTATCCCGCCGGCTCCTGGGACATCTCGGTCTTCAACACCCAGGCCGAGTTCAAGATGGGCGCGTTCTATCCGCCGGTGAAGAAGGAAGGGGATACCTGCTACATCTCCGACCATGCCGACATCGCCATGGGCGCCAATGCCAAATCGGCGCATCCGGAAGAGACCAAGAAGTTCCTGGCCTGGCTGACCTCGGCCGATTTCGCCGACATCTATGCCAATTCGCTGCCGGGTTTCTTCAGCCTCTCCAACCACGAGGTGAAACTGCAGGATCCCCTCGCCCAGGAATTCGTCAACTGGCGTGGCACCTGCAAGACGACGATCCGCTCGACCTATCAGATCCTGTCGCGCGGCACGCCGAATCTCGAGAACGAGACCTGGGGTGCGTCGGCCAATGTGATCAATGGCAGCGAGACGCCGGAAGCCGCCGCCAAACGGCTGCAGGACGGTCTCGACAGCTGGTACAAGCCGGCCCCTTAA
- a CDS encoding carbohydrate ABC transporter permease codes for MSEPVHIRRPRRWHIAVFLAPALLVYTILMVVPLAETLRLSLFTEQDQVRSFAGLSNFATLFGDPRWAQAFWNALLNNIEFFCIHMAVQNPVGIALAALLSVPRLRGRAAYRTTIFMPTMLSFVVIGFIWKLILSPLWGVTPSIMAAVGLKWLFGPWLGQEDTALIAVSLVSVWQYIGIPMMLIYAALLSIPEEIIEAAECDGLIGVAQFWKIKLPLIMPAIGLISVLTFVANFNAFDLIYVSQGALAGPNFATDILGTFLYRTFFGHQLQLGDQHMGATIATVMFLIILSVVAFYLLVIQRRMRRYEF; via the coding sequence ATGAGCGAACCCGTTCACATCCGCCGCCCGCGGCGCTGGCACATTGCCGTCTTCCTGGCGCCGGCCTTGCTGGTCTACACCATCTTGATGGTGGTGCCGCTGGCCGAAACCCTGCGCCTGTCGCTCTTTACCGAGCAAGACCAGGTCAGGAGCTTCGCGGGGCTCAGCAATTTCGCGACACTCTTTGGCGATCCGCGCTGGGCCCAGGCGTTCTGGAATGCGCTCCTCAACAACATCGAATTCTTCTGCATCCACATGGCGGTGCAGAACCCGGTGGGCATCGCGCTGGCGGCCCTCCTCAGCGTGCCGCGTCTGCGCGGGCGCGCTGCCTATCGCACGACGATCTTCATGCCGACCATGCTGTCCTTCGTCGTCATCGGCTTCATCTGGAAGCTGATTTTGAGCCCGCTTTGGGGTGTTACGCCCAGCATCATGGCGGCGGTCGGCCTGAAATGGCTGTTCGGTCCTTGGCTCGGGCAGGAGGATACGGCACTCATCGCCGTTTCATTGGTCTCAGTCTGGCAGTATATCGGCATCCCGATGATGCTGATCTATGCAGCCCTCCTGTCGATTCCCGAAGAAATCATCGAGGCGGCGGAATGCGACGGCCTCATCGGCGTGGCGCAGTTCTGGAAGATCAAGCTGCCCCTGATCATGCCCGCCATCGGCCTCATTTCTGTGCTGACCTTCGTCGCCAATTTCAACGCCTTCGACCTCATCTATGTGAGCCAAGGGGCACTCGCCGGGCCGAATTTCGCGACCGACATTTTGGGCACCTTCCTCTATCGCACCTTCTTCGGGCACCAGCTGCAGCTGGGTGACCAGCATATGGGGGCCACCATCGCCACGGTGATGTTCCTGATCATCCTCAGCGTCGTCGCCTTCTATCTCCTCGTCATCCAGCGGCGCATGCGTCGCTATGAGTTTTAG
- a CDS encoding carbohydrate ABC transporter permease has translation MAQIPVFRMRRAVVHGLLGGYTLIAILPVLLIIMNSFKDRKAIFNHPLAPPGPATFSLIGYETVLKQGDFLSYFQNSLIVTVGSLFFILLFGAMASFALTEYRFRGNVFLGLFLALGVMVPIRLGTIGILEMMAKSGLVNSLFALILVYTAQGLPLACFVLSEFMRTVSADLKNAGRVDGLSEYVVFFRLVLPLVRPAMATVAIFSMIPIWNDLWFPLILAPAEGTKTITLGTQVFIGQFVTNWNAVLAALTLSLTPALILYLIFSRQLIRGLTAGAVK, from the coding sequence ATGGCACAGATTCCCGTCTTCCGCATGCGCCGCGCCGTGGTTCACGGCTTGCTGGGGGGCTATACGCTGATCGCGATCCTGCCGGTCCTGCTCATCATCATGAATTCCTTCAAGGACCGGAAAGCGATTTTCAATCACCCGCTGGCGCCGCCGGGGCCAGCCACGTTCAGTCTCATCGGCTATGAGACGGTGCTGAAGCAGGGTGACTTCCTGTCTTATTTCCAGAACAGCCTGATCGTCACGGTCGGCTCGCTGTTCTTCATTCTGCTGTTCGGGGCGATGGCATCCTTCGCCCTCACCGAGTATCGGTTCCGCGGCAATGTCTTCCTGGGGCTTTTCCTGGCGCTCGGTGTCATGGTGCCGATCCGCCTCGGCACCATCGGGATCCTGGAAATGATGGCGAAATCCGGTCTCGTCAATTCGCTCTTCGCCTTGATCCTGGTCTATACGGCGCAAGGCCTGCCGCTGGCCTGCTTCGTGCTTTCCGAGTTCATGCGCACGGTCTCGGCTGATTTGAAGAATGCGGGTCGCGTCGACGGGCTGTCTGAATATGTCGTGTTCTTCCGCCTGGTACTGCCGCTGGTGCGGCCGGCCATGGCGACGGTGGCGATCTTCTCGATGATTCCGATCTGGAATGATTTGTGGTTCCCGCTCATCCTGGCGCCCGCGGAAGGCACCAAGACCATCACGTTGGGGACCCAGGTCTTCATCGGCCAGTTCGTCACCAATTGGAACGCCGTGCTGGCGGCACTCACCTTGTCGCTGACACCGGCGCTGATCCTCTATCTCATCTTCTCGCGCCAGCTCATTCGCGGCCTGACGGCAGGAGCGGTGAAATGA
- a CDS encoding Gfo/Idh/MocA family oxidoreductase — MTKPLRVLVVGLGNMGLSQAQAYHANPGFEIVGLANRSAVTLPAALQSYPRFDSFEAGLAAAKPDVVSINTHTDSHAEYAIKAMEAGAHVFLEKPLAATVAEAERVVAAATRFRRKLVIGYILRHHPSWIEFIRRARDLGGPFVMRMNLNQQSNGAEWAVHKRLMQTTSPIVDCGVHYIDVMCQICDAKPIEVRGMGVRLSDEVAPDMYNYGHLQVLFEDGSVGWYEAAWGPMISETAFFVKDVMTPKGCVSIVMKEGARSADMETHTKTSTIRTHWSERDAQGRYLRADEDQAMADEPGHQELCDREQAFVLKAIREDLDLTAHMAEAVKSLAVVLAADRSVRDGVAVKL; from the coding sequence ATGACAAAGCCCTTGCGCGTTCTCGTGGTCGGTCTCGGCAATATGGGCTTGAGCCAAGCCCAGGCCTATCACGCCAATCCCGGTTTCGAGATCGTCGGGCTTGCCAACCGGTCGGCGGTGACGTTGCCGGCAGCTCTTCAAAGCTATCCGCGCTTTGACAGCTTCGAGGCCGGCCTTGCGGCCGCGAAGCCGGATGTCGTTTCGATCAATACCCATACCGACAGCCACGCCGAATACGCCATCAAGGCGATGGAGGCGGGCGCCCACGTATTCCTCGAGAAACCGCTGGCAGCAACGGTCGCCGAGGCCGAGCGCGTGGTGGCTGCTGCCACCAGGTTCAGGCGCAAGCTGGTGATCGGCTATATCCTGCGGCATCACCCGTCCTGGATCGAATTCATCCGCCGTGCCCGTGACCTCGGCGGCCCGTTCGTGATGCGCATGAACCTCAACCAGCAATCCAATGGGGCCGAATGGGCGGTGCATAAGCGCCTGATGCAGACAACCTCGCCCATCGTCGATTGCGGCGTCCACTATATCGACGTCATGTGCCAGATCTGCGATGCCAAGCCCATCGAGGTGCGGGGCATGGGTGTGCGCCTCAGCGATGAGGTGGCGCCAGACATGTATAATTACGGCCATCTGCAGGTGCTGTTCGAAGATGGCTCCGTTGGCTGGTATGAGGCGGCCTGGGGGCCGATGATCTCGGAAACCGCCTTCTTCGTGAAGGATGTGATGACGCCCAAGGGTTGCGTCTCCATCGTCATGAAAGAAGGCGCGCGCTCGGCCGACATGGAAACCCACACCAAGACCTCGACCATACGCACGCATTGGTCCGAACGCGATGCGCAGGGGCGGTATCTGCGGGCGGATGAGGACCAGGCCATGGCTGACGAGCCAGGGCACCAGGAGCTCTGCGATCGTGAGCAGGCCTTCGTGCTGAAGGCGATCCGCGAGGATCTGGATCTGACGGCACATATGGCTGAGGCCGTGAAGTCTCTGGCCGTCGTGCTGGCGGCGGACAGAAGCGTGCGCGACGGTGTCGCGGTGAAACTCTAA